From one Ochrobactrum vermis genomic stretch:
- a CDS encoding CoA transferase subunit B → MMIDTHEDIKLSNAQIAWRAAQDIQDGAYVNLGIGFPEMVARYQPEGREAIFHTENGVLDFGEAPPEGEEDWDLINAGKKAVTLKPGAAFFHHADSFAMVRGGHLDVAILGAYQVAQNGDLANWRVGAKGVPAVGGAMDLVHGAKQVVVITEHMTKKGEPKLVEKCTFPLTGVACITRIYTSHAVIDIDQGRFVLREKLAAMTLEDLQAMTGAKLHIDGPVADLVVPEL, encoded by the coding sequence ATGATGATCGATACTCATGAGGACATTAAACTGTCCAATGCCCAGATCGCATGGCGCGCCGCACAGGATATTCAGGATGGCGCCTATGTAAATCTTGGAATCGGTTTTCCTGAAATGGTGGCCCGCTATCAGCCGGAGGGACGGGAAGCAATTTTCCACACAGAGAACGGTGTTCTGGATTTCGGTGAAGCGCCGCCAGAAGGCGAGGAGGATTGGGATCTGATCAATGCTGGCAAAAAAGCTGTTACGCTGAAGCCTGGCGCTGCATTCTTCCATCATGCCGATAGCTTCGCGATGGTGCGTGGCGGACATCTCGATGTTGCAATTCTGGGTGCCTATCAGGTTGCTCAGAACGGGGATCTCGCTAACTGGCGAGTTGGGGCCAAAGGCGTGCCTGCAGTCGGTGGCGCGATGGATCTTGTACACGGTGCCAAGCAGGTCGTCGTAATCACCGAGCATATGACGAAAAAGGGTGAGCCGAAACTCGTCGAAAAATGCACTTTTCCACTGACTGGCGTCGCATGTATCACTCGCATCTATACCAGTCATGCCGTGATCGACATTGATCAAGGCCGTTTCGTGCTGCGTGAAAAACTGGCGGCGATGACACTTGAAGACCTTCAGGCCATGACCGGCGCAAAGCTCCACATTGATGGTCCGGTTGCCGATCTCGTTGTCCCAGAACTGTGA